One genomic segment of Synchiropus splendidus isolate RoL2022-P1 chromosome 16, RoL_Sspl_1.0, whole genome shotgun sequence includes these proteins:
- the theg gene encoding theg spermatid protein, with translation MTTRTQRLALPKPSLLTHPDRRYLLRPSPVWPVSPRALQAVPSERLCKLAQPKTPAAGWQPELPLLTPLSRATQTAMASPRTCHLAQPKRRQALSDLIPGPEAKPSGTYRASAHTELLASPKLQHPKYRCERSPLWPVSRAARSYTASPRVLELSGPRERKDPSEGQDTAAVSRAALSASPSARIRQLSLPLPRKCSSK, from the exons ATGACAACTCGGACGCAGCGGCTGGCTCTGCCCAAACCAAGCCTCCTCACACATCCGGACCG CCG CTACTTACTCAGGCCGTCTCCCGTCTGGCCGGTGAGTCCGCGGGCGCTCCAGGCCGTGCCCTCGGAGCGGCTCTGTAAGCTGGCTCAACCCAAGACCCCGGCCGCGGGCTGGCAGCCAGAGCTCCCGCTGCTGACCCCA CTGAGCAGAGCCACACAGACGGCCATGGCCTCCCCAAGAACTTGCCATCTCGCCCAACCCAAGAGGAGACAAGCTCTTTCTGATCTCATCCCGGGACCTGAAGCCAAGCCCTCTGGCACCTACAGAGCTTCCGCACACACCGAGCTGCTGGCCA GCCCAAAGCTCCAGCACCCCAAATACAGATGTGAGCGCTCGCCTCTCTGGCCCGTCTCCAGAGCCGCCAGGTCGTACACCGCCAGTCCCAGAGTGCTGGAGCTGTCCGGCCCCCGAGAGAGGAAGGACCCAAGCGAAGGTCAGGACACGGCCGCTGTCAGCAGGGCAGCCCTCTCTGCCAGTCCCTCCGCTCGCATACGTCAGCTCTCGCTGCCACTGCCACGAAAGTGCTCGTCTAAGTAG
- the LOC128747409 gene encoding SH2 domain-containing adapter protein F-like isoform X2 — protein MAKWLKDYLNFGTKRDPPQPPRPDYSESEILRAYRAQKELDFEDPYQCCDKDLPNGTFTPCSTTLSLPSFPAFGSLLRNSPEVKVVSPKHRLIKVDSQEFGHSKTQLSPVTIHEEPVVPSAPVASDADTDYSDPFDARPVPRVKSTREPKSSPTDYCSYMEPFEAQRIISEMHHRSGRSGSGDAGQLYDNPYEEKTRGTRRAAPASHVPQWADGGLSLVDSRESRLPQNDERPADEYDQPWEWKKDNISKALAVQFEGAERERSRVQTEQIRLAKTGGPMFSADSTTLRLVGDALPVLGERVDPYLPLESQVWYHGALSRAEAETLLTLCKESSYLVRKSQTSQNDFSLSLRSCKGFMHMKFTQCADGRFVLGENSPPFSTIPEVIHYYTTHKLPIRGAEHMSLLYPVIVQTL, from the exons ATGGCAAAGTGGCTGAAGGACTACCTCAACTTTGGCACCAAGCGTGACCCTCCTCAGCCCCCCCGGCCGGATTACAGCGAGAGTGAGATCCTTCGGGCCTACAGAGCTCAGAAGGAGCTGGATTTCGAGGATCCCTACCAGTGCTGTGATAAGGATCTCCCAAACGGCACCTTCACTCCATGTAGTACGACACTGAGCCTGCCCTCGTTCCCTGCATTCGGTTCACTGCTGCGTAACAGTCCAGAG GTGAAAGTGGTTTCTCCCAAGCACAGACTAATAAAAGTGGACTCTCAGGAGTTTGGCCACAGCAAAACACAGCTGAGTCCGGTGACTATACACGAGGAGCCT GTGGTGCCTTCGGCCCCGGTAGCATCGGACGCTGACACAGATTACTCCGACCCGTTTGACGCCCGACCGGTCCCGAGAGTCAAATCAACTCGGGAACCCAAATCCTCCCCAACAGACTACTGCAGTTATATGGAGCCATTTGAGGCTCAGAGGATCATTTCAG AAATGCACCACAGGAGCGGCAGATCCGGCAGTGGAGACGCAGGTCAGTTATATGACAATCCATATGAGGAGAAAACTCGCGGGACCCGGCGAGCGGCTCCTGCATCACACGTGCCTCAGTGGGCGGACGGTGGTCTTTCCCTGGTGGACAGCAGGGAGAGCCGCCTCCCGCAGAACGACGAGAGGCCGGCAGATGAGTACGACCAGCCCTGGGAGTGGAAGAAGGACAACATCTCCAAAGCTCTGGCTG TTCAGTTTGAGGGGGCAGAGCGAGAGCGCTCGCGTGTCCAGACAGAACAGATCCGACTTGCCAAGACAGGCGGGCCCATGTTTTCGGCAGATTCCACCACGCTCCGGCTGGTTGGTGATGCACTTCCTGTGTTGGGAGAGAGGGTGGATCCATATCTGCCGTTGGAGAGTCAAGT GTGGTACCACGGAGCACTGAGCCGAGCTGAGGCTGAGACTCTGCTCACGCTGTGCAAGGAGAGCTCCTACCTGGTGAGGAAAAGCCAAACCAGCCAGAACGACTTCTCCCTTTCGCTCAG GAGTTGCAAAGGCTTCATGCACATGAAGTTCACACAGTGCGCCGACGGCCGCTTCGTGCTGGGGGAAAACAGCCCTCCCTTCTCCACCATCCCGGAGGTCATCCACTACTACACCACACACAAGCTGCCCATCCGAGGAGCCGAGCACATGTCCCTGCTGTACCCCGTCATCGTGCAGACCCTCTGA
- the LOC128747409 gene encoding SH2 domain-containing adapter protein F-like isoform X1 — protein MAKWLKDYLNFGTKRDPPQPPRPDYSESEILRAYRAQKELDFEDPYQCCDKDLPNGTFTPCSTTLSLPSFPAFGSLLRNSPEQVKVVSPKHRLIKVDSQEFGHSKTQLSPVTIHEEPVVPSAPVASDADTDYSDPFDARPVPRVKSTREPKSSPTDYCSYMEPFEAQRIISEMHHRSGRSGSGDAGQLYDNPYEEKTRGTRRAAPASHVPQWADGGLSLVDSRESRLPQNDERPADEYDQPWEWKKDNISKALAVQFEGAERERSRVQTEQIRLAKTGGPMFSADSTTLRLVGDALPVLGERVDPYLPLESQVWYHGALSRAEAETLLTLCKESSYLVRKSQTSQNDFSLSLRSCKGFMHMKFTQCADGRFVLGENSPPFSTIPEVIHYYTTHKLPIRGAEHMSLLYPVIVQTL, from the exons ATGGCAAAGTGGCTGAAGGACTACCTCAACTTTGGCACCAAGCGTGACCCTCCTCAGCCCCCCCGGCCGGATTACAGCGAGAGTGAGATCCTTCGGGCCTACAGAGCTCAGAAGGAGCTGGATTTCGAGGATCCCTACCAGTGCTGTGATAAGGATCTCCCAAACGGCACCTTCACTCCATGTAGTACGACACTGAGCCTGCCCTCGTTCCCTGCATTCGGTTCACTGCTGCGTAACAGTCCAGAG CAGGTGAAAGTGGTTTCTCCCAAGCACAGACTAATAAAAGTGGACTCTCAGGAGTTTGGCCACAGCAAAACACAGCTGAGTCCGGTGACTATACACGAGGAGCCT GTGGTGCCTTCGGCCCCGGTAGCATCGGACGCTGACACAGATTACTCCGACCCGTTTGACGCCCGACCGGTCCCGAGAGTCAAATCAACTCGGGAACCCAAATCCTCCCCAACAGACTACTGCAGTTATATGGAGCCATTTGAGGCTCAGAGGATCATTTCAG AAATGCACCACAGGAGCGGCAGATCCGGCAGTGGAGACGCAGGTCAGTTATATGACAATCCATATGAGGAGAAAACTCGCGGGACCCGGCGAGCGGCTCCTGCATCACACGTGCCTCAGTGGGCGGACGGTGGTCTTTCCCTGGTGGACAGCAGGGAGAGCCGCCTCCCGCAGAACGACGAGAGGCCGGCAGATGAGTACGACCAGCCCTGGGAGTGGAAGAAGGACAACATCTCCAAAGCTCTGGCTG TTCAGTTTGAGGGGGCAGAGCGAGAGCGCTCGCGTGTCCAGACAGAACAGATCCGACTTGCCAAGACAGGCGGGCCCATGTTTTCGGCAGATTCCACCACGCTCCGGCTGGTTGGTGATGCACTTCCTGTGTTGGGAGAGAGGGTGGATCCATATCTGCCGTTGGAGAGTCAAGT GTGGTACCACGGAGCACTGAGCCGAGCTGAGGCTGAGACTCTGCTCACGCTGTGCAAGGAGAGCTCCTACCTGGTGAGGAAAAGCCAAACCAGCCAGAACGACTTCTCCCTTTCGCTCAG GAGTTGCAAAGGCTTCATGCACATGAAGTTCACACAGTGCGCCGACGGCCGCTTCGTGCTGGGGGAAAACAGCCCTCCCTTCTCCACCATCCCGGAGGTCATCCACTACTACACCACACACAAGCTGCCCATCCGAGGAGCCGAGCACATGTCCCTGCTGTACCCCGTCATCGTGCAGACCCTCTGA
- the yju2 gene encoding splicing factor YJU2 has protein sequence MSERKVLNKYYPPDFDPAKIPKLKLPKDRQYVVRLMAPFNMRCKTCGEYIYKGKKFNARKETVQNELYMGLPIFRFYIKCTRCLAEITFKTDPENTDYAMEHGATRNFQAEKLIEEQEKRVQQEREDEELNNPMKVLENRTRDSKMEMEVLENLQELKDLNQRQAQVDFEGMIDQYREFEKRERVREKEEDERELKEMLECVQVKRLKDPDSEEEEESSNRKQLKRSIPENPTDILTADQPAEAQANGGVKKPKIESWERSVGSLGAAGGLGALVRKKTSSSSPATATKASAPLVSPVSSSPAVVKKTPSHDPAPAPSQNGSSSLSLLGAYSDSDSNDSE, from the exons ATGTCGGAAAGAAAAGTATTGAAC AAATACTACCCGCCGGATTTCGATCCAGCTAAAATCCCCAAACTAAAACTCCCTAAAGATCGACAGTATGTGGTCAGATTGATGGCACCGTTTAATATGAG GTGTAAAACATGTGGTGAGTACATCTACAAGGGGAAAAAGTTCAACGCACGTAAAGAGACCGTTCAGAATGAGCTTTACATGGGGCTGCCAATTTTCCGATTCTACATCAAGTGTACACGTTGTCTTGCGGAGATTACTTTCAAG ACTGATCCCGAGAACACGGACTACGCCATGGAGCACGGCGCCACCAGAAACTTCCAAGCAGAGAAGCTCATCGAGGAGCAGGAGAAACGGgtccagcaggagagagaggacgAGGAGTTGAACAACCCAATGAAG GTGCTGGAAAACCGCACACGGGACTCCAAAATGGAGATGGAGGTGCTGGAAAACCTTCAGGAGCTGAAAGACTTGAACCAGAGGCAGGCTCAGGTGGACTTTGAGGGGATGATTGACCAGTACAGAGAGTTTGAGAAGAGGGAGCGAGtaagagagaaggaagaggacgAGAGAGAACTCAA GGAGATGTTGGAGTGCGTGCAGGTGAAAAGACTGAAGGACCCAGattcagaggaggaagaggagagcagcaacaggaagcagctgaagaggTCCATTCCTGAAAATCCAACAGACATCCTCACTGCCGACCAGCCAGCAGAGGCACAG GCGAATGGAGGAGTCAAAAAGCCAAAAATCGAGAGCTGGGAGCGTAGTGTGGGCTCCCTGGGGGCTGCTGGTGGTCTAGGAGCGCTTGTCAGAAAAAagacatcatcttcatcaccagctACAGCCACCAAAGCCAGCGCTCCACTGGTTTCTCCTGTCAGCTCATCACCAGCAG TGGTGAAGAAGACTCCCAGTCATGACCCAGCACCTGCTCCCTCACAGAACGGGTCGTCCTCTCTCAGCCTGCTGGGCGCTTATTCAGACAGTGACAGCAACGACAGCGAGTAG
- the LOC128747624 gene encoding cocaine- and amphetamine-regulated transcript protein-like, whose amino-acid sequence MMVNARTLLAATCCCTYLWLVCAEDSSLETRSLDYTIKAQQEKDLIDALQEVLEKLRSKEMPSEKKLGWLPSCDAGEPCAMRKGARIGTLCSCPRGTTCNFYVLKCL is encoded by the exons ATGATGGTCAACGCCCGGACTCTCcttgctgccacctgctgctgcacctACCTGTGGCTGGTGTGTGCAGAGGACTCGTCTCTGGAGACGCGCTCACTGGACTACACCATCAAGGCTCAGCAGGAAAAAGATCTG ATTGATGCTTTGCAAGAAGTTctggagaagctgaggagcaAAGAGATGCCCTCTGAGAAAAAGCTGGGCTGGCTGCCTTCG TGTGATGCAGGGGAGCCGTGTGCTATGCGGAAAGGAGCTCGCATCGGAACGCTGTGCAGCTGCCCTCGAGGGACGACGTGTAACTTTTATGTGCTGAAGTGTTTGTAA
- the LOC128747518 gene encoding microtubule-associated protein 1S-like produces MASGRLLLRREDQEEPAASADLHSCPRRRSLLIVVGRTTRAAHTGLVCSDIQRGIQSWDVDLSSCNVGAYLQEFLAHHTASFKGAGQKCLRHHGRVLDIQVLISPQPEQVRSEVSALLSRESCHKLLILTGESLEESGALVLQRGIFSPNQLKQALTEAFTTDQDASSSPSSKLHLTLSCPEGGQWKSTLLNQPLKVPFVVSVNPPLVHPTMAAVEEFTSLVSGVLCPSSPFELLPPPTTVGFLKLSRPCCYVFPAGRGDCAFFAINGFTVLVDGGSDPQACFWKLVRHLDRIDAVLLTHIGTENLTGVNTFLERKVAEMELSSDIKEDPSRRLISPELGVVFFNAPNRLQVEQQPCKDTTLRSSEQAASTLQLLKKLNIKPQPMVRTGPMEPVTLFQKMGVGQLDLYILSPSKNSQEYQNFVEKWPDVGASGSQALPLTALTSVSALLVWLPACPQEKVVRVLFPGTTPQAKLLQGLEKLKTLPFLQKPTVTTEDLEKLEGKQMQSQESGRVQGKEVTLKLKETPVKEKGKLMNGAEKNTSKEGGRKQKSADKNVLKKGTAKKEENGVARNHQSKKEASPVTQKNETKMKKEVKNDSKAGVKKAKKPSGTEASRDKKASKTNDATKRGKTSEDSEQESLKAGRGSQGTPSVSATPKDMTGDIPKLKEGASGEEGSQVEKLQTTEGRKEDKMKEEVSLCSGVKRGDVEEVQSEGQEQERLAAKPDRVMGFPSPLNKVPKSDRTVQLDLTPTEYTLLDGALRSNPSSRSSPENHASADERTVEQASPESRPNSAGHTPYCLSPDDVWCNRSAMSRPEMSSESSTVNQASTKQSEGQVVLPPKSAPEGHPAPREKHLSFLSLGPLKEAATDRSPSVATTTTHSMPAEVSSPQSTEVDESLSMSLEQGPSSVSHRETEDSVHLSHSNGGHYVLPIKKPPRSLGPEMGRPPAPASLHFGASTHDVDLCLVSPCEFKHFKALDSGGASEASKGAFGSHLHSSNNNHQKDMSPSETNAPPCTEDFPSTTADGVLDSDEEDSCSEPTNSPRDLRASQALPPDPPPAPLRDSPPLPPHPDTTMPVPLSDSDGKRATSTSVRVKKNGVVDGPQKPGSGRTKHLSGVTKIKKDSSAPTRTSSTRSAPAKSSPSPESSSCAEDFSVFVDLAYIPSGASSPTVSVDFFRCVRSSCYIISGDSAEREELLRSHLDSLLEGKSAWSEAIQVTVIPTFESVCMQEWYQQTLEQQKELEIIVLGSNSTVAMQDETFPACKIEF; encoded by the exons ATGGCGTCCGGccggctgctgctgaggagggaggaccaggaggagccCGCTGCCTCCGCGGACCTCCACTCCTGCCCCCGGAGGCGCTCGCTCCTCATCGTTGTGGGACGCACGACTCGAGCCGCTCACACGGGACTCGTCTGCAGCGACATCCAGCGAG GGATTCAGAGCTGGGACGTGGATCTGAGTTCGTGTAACGTCGGCGCTTATCTCCAGGAGTTCCTCGCTCACCACACAGCCTCCTTCAAAGGAGCAG GACAGAAGTGTCTCCGCCATCATGGCAGAGTGTTGGACATCCAGGTGCTGATCAGTCCACAGCCAGAGCAGGTTCGCTCAGAG GTCTCGGCTCTGCTGTCCCGAGAATCATGTCATAAGCTGTTGATCTTGACTGGTGAGAGTCTGGAGGAGAGCGGAGCGCTGGTTCTGCAGCGGGGAATCTTCTCACCGAACCAGCTGAAACAGGCCCTGACAGAAGCG TTCACAACAGACCAAGAtgcttcttcatctccatcctccAAGCTCCACCTGACTCTCAGCTGTCCGGAAGGCGGTCAGTGGAAGTCGACCCTCTTGAACCAGCCGCTGAAGGTTCCGTTTGTTGTCAGCGTCAACCCCCCACTGGTGCATCCGACCATGGCGGCAGTTGAGGAGTTTACCTCCTTGGTGTCCGGAGTCCTGTGCCCCTCATCTCCCTTCGAGCTCCTGCCCCCTCCAACCACCGTTGGCTTCCTTAAGTTGTCTCGGCCTTGCTGCTATGTGTTCCCCGCCGGCCGCGGCGACTGTGCCTTCTTCGCCATCAACGGCTTCACCGTGCTGGTTGACGGCGGTTCTGACCCGCAAGCGTGTTTCTGGAAGCTAGTGCGACACCTCGATCGCATCGACGCAGTTTTGTTGACACACATCGGGACGGAAAATCTGACCGGCGTCAACACCTTCCTGGAGAGGAAAGTGGCGGAGATGGAGTTGAGTTCTGACATCAAAG AGGATCCATCCAGGAGACTCATCTCTCCAGAACTGGGAGTTGTGTTTTTCAACGCCCCCAACAGGTTGCAGGTGGAACAACAACCAT GCAAGGACACCACTCTCAGGAGCTCAGAGCAGGCGGCTTCCACCCTGCAGCTGTTAAAGAAGTTGAACATCAAGCCACAGCCCATGGTTCGAACGGGACCTATGGAGCCTGTTACGCTGTTCCAAAAGATGGGAGTGGGTCAGCTGGACTTGTACATCCTGAGCCCGAGCAAAAACAGCCAGGAGTATCAGAATTTTGTTGAAAAGTGGCCGGATGTCGGCGCGTCTGGTTCCCAGGCTCTCCCTCTCACCGCCCTGACCTCGGTGTCTGCACTGCTGGTGTGGCTCCCAGCGTGTCCCCAGGAGAAGGTGGTCCGGGTGCTGTTCCCAGGCACGACACCGCAGGCCAAGCTCCTGCAGGggcttgagaagctgaagacccTCCCCTTTCTTCAAAAACCAACAGTAACCACTGAGGACCTGGAGAAGCTGGAAGGGAAGCAGATGCAGAGCCAGGAGAGCGGCAGAGTGCAAGGCAAAGAAGTGACTCTCAAACTGAAGGAGACGCCAGTGAAGGAGAAGGGGAAGCTGATGAATGGggctgaaaaaaacacttcaaaggaaGGTGGTAGGAAGCAAAAGTCGGCAGACAAGAATGTTTTAAAGAAAGGCACCGCGAAGaaagaggaaaacggagtgGCGAGGAACCACCAGTCGAAGAAAGAAGCTTCCCCTGTCACACAAAAAAACGAAACTAAGATgaaaaaagaagtgaagaacGACTCAAAGGCAGGTGTGAAGAAAGCGAAGAAGCCGTCCGGGACTGAGGCAAGCCGCGATAAAAAGGCATCAAAGACTAATGACGCTACAAAGAGAGGGAAGACGAGTGAAGACTCGGAGCAGGAGAGTCTCAAAGCTGGAAGAGGATCCCAGGGAACACCTTCCGTCTCTGCAACACCTAAAGACATGACAGGTGACATCCCGAAACTCAAGGAGGGAGCCTCTGGAGAAGAGGGGTCTCAGGTGGAGAAGCTGCAAACCACAGAGGGACGTAAGGAAGACAAGATGAAAGAGGAAGTCTCACTCTGTTCAGGGGTGAAAAGAGGTGATGTTGAAGAGGTGCAGTCTGAGGGTCAGGAGCAGGAGAGACTCGCTGCCAAGCCAGACAGAGTGATGGGATTCCCATCTCCCTTAAACAAGGTGCCAAAAAGTGACCGGACAGTTCAGCTGGACTTGACCCCGACTGAGTATACGCTCCTGGATGGGGCTTTGAGGAGCAACCCATCGTCACGGTCGTCTCCGGAGAACCACGCCAGCGCGGATGAGCGGACGGTGGAGCAGGCGTCCCCAGAGTCCAGGCCCAACAGTGCCGGCCACACCCCCTACTGTCTGTCCCCAGATGACGTGTGGTGCAACAGGAGCGCTATGAGTCGGCCAGAGATGAGCAGCGAGTCAAGCACGGTGAACCAGGCCTCCACAAAGCAGAGCGAAGGGCAGGTCGTGCTGCCACCGAAGAGTGCTCCGGAGGGTCACCCTGCTCCGAGAGAGAAGCACCTCAGTTTCTTGTCTCTGGGTCCGCTGAAAGAAGCCGCCACAGATCGGTCTCCGTCCGTGGCTACGACCACGACGCACTCGATGCCGGCGGAGGTCAGCTCTCCACAGTCCACAGAAGTGGACGAGTCGCTTTCCATGTCCCTGGAACAAGGACCATCCTCCGTGAGCCACCGAGAGACTGAAGACAGCGTCCACCTCTCTCACTCGAATGGCGGCCATTATGTGTTGCCCATTAAGAAGCCACCGCGCTCTTTAGGTCCTGAGATGGGGCGCCCTCCAGCTCCTGCCTCACTTCATTTTGGTGCTTCCACTCATGATGTGGACCTGTGCCTGGTGTCTCCCTGTGAGTTCAAACACTTCAAAGCGCTGGACTCTGGTGGAGCCAGTGAGGCCTCCAAAGGGGCCTTTGGTTCACATCtccacagcagcaacaacaaccaccAAAAGGACATGTCCCCCAGTGAGACCAACGCCCCGCCCTGCACCGAGGACTTCCCCTCCACGACGGCAGACGGAGTCCTGGACTCAGATGAGGAGGATTCCTGCAGCGAGCCCACCAACTCGCCCCGTGACTTGAGAGCCAGTCAGGCTCTCCCACCTGATCCTCCCCCAGCTCCGCTCAGGGACAGCCCGCCGCTACCCCCTCACCCAGACACCACCATGCCTGTCCCCCTGTCTGACTCGGACGGGAAGAGAGCGACGTCCACCAGTGTCCGAGTGAAAAAAAATGGG GTTGTGGACGGCCCTCAGAAACCAGGCTCGGGAAGAACCAAACACCTGAGCGGAGTCACAAAGATCAAAAAGGACAGCAGTGCACCAACACGCACTTCCAGCACCAGATCAGCACCAGCTAAATCCTCACCCTCTCCAG AATCCTCCTCGTGTGCGGAAGATTTCAGCGTGTTCGTGGATCTGGCCTACATCCCCTCCGGAGCCTCCTCCCCGACGGTCTCTGTGGACTTCTTCAGATGTGTTCGCTCCTCCTGCTACATCATCAGTGGTGACAGTGCAGAAAGGGAGGAGCTTCTCAGGAGCCATCTTGACTCCCTGCTGGAGGGGAAGTCCGCCTGGTCTGAGGCTATACAG GTGACGGTGATCCCAACGTTCGAGTCAGTGTGCATGCAGGAGTGGTACCAGCAGACCCTGGAGcagcagaaggagctggagatcATCGTCTTGGGCTCCAACAGCACCGTGGCCATGCAGGACGAAACCTTCCCAGCCTGCAAGATCGAGTTCTAA